TAAACGAAATcttgcactttttattttattcctgtTTCTTATTTccctttataaaaatttaatataataccaACATTTCAATGTCTCATTATATGTTTtacgagagaaatatatatcaaatattaaaaatttttaatgcgcggttaagaaaaaaaaaatttccttaaTCAATTCCTCGATAATATTATGCAGTCTTCAGTACAACTATCTTAAATCAAAAAATACATCTGCAAGCTATATTAACTAAGCCAATTACAATTAACTCGTGAGAATAAATCATACATGGATTTTCACGTtaacgtttttctttcttgagtTATTGGCCGTAATGCAATTTGCATTAGTTACCCGTACTTAAGAGCAATTATcgcataataaatttgtagacatttttatgaaaaattggaGCGAGACAGACGCACGAGAAAACTCCTTTAATTtcacataaataaaagatgcGGGAGAGATGAAAAcggaataaatttttgaaaagagaGTGATTTTCTCATTAGTGATTGTGAAGCAATACAATTATCGGATATTACCGGATAGATAagattacttaaaataataattaataatacgagGATAagattacttaatatttttataaatcaattttataaattaataaatatgttttgcaCCTTAACttcattattgttatacatCTAATTAGTATAGAGACAAGAAATATGTTTGGACTCACCAAAAGTGTAATGGGactatcaataataataaatcgcaTTGGCCTCGATAAAGCTGCCCATGtcgatatttctgaaataaaaaaattctacgtAGTACTTAATCtttaactaattaaataattacaagagtCGAATTGATATTGTTATCAAGATTAAAGAAGCAATTATTATCGTACAAATGGCACTGATATTTCATCTCGCTTTAATAAACGATAAAACGATATTAAACTGCTGTCTcgtatcaaattaaaaaaactaataaataattagacgTATAAAATACACAGCCTATCTTATCTACTTCtggtatcaaaaaatattgaaatagatGTTATATGTAccttaataatgtaataaatgacaataaacaacaaaagataaaacctgataataaaaaattaagaaacgcAATTAAGAATATCTCTTGTAGCATAGAAATTCACTACGTTAATGAAATATCATTGACACTAAACACATTTAAGTAAAAGATTCATTCCTTCATAATGAATATTACATTAGTAATATAGTATGTTTTAACAGGTGCAGAAAGAATTCAAGCTTTAATAGCAAATCGGAAAAAATCAACACAAATACacgttgattttataatatggaCATTTTACCTTGAAAAATACGCtcagaaataaatacaataaatcaaTAGATAACGGTATTTTGCATTAACGTGCGACTGATTACATGAATATTATGCAATAatcaatagataaaataaatcaatagaTTTATATCAGTATTTTGCATTAACGTGCAATTAATTACatcattatacaatattatatgtattccATGAAACGTATTGTGTTTAATGATCATGTAACGTTCATCAACCaacattttttagaaagaatatTCTGcaaaaactaacaataagtatttatagaaattattagaacattgttatttatatataaaattttcatctaGTTTTCATATAGAGAGTTTTcgtatagttaaaaaataacatcacAGAGTAACTTATTACTTTTTgattaatcataattaatcataaataatttttgattaatcATAATATGAAGATACTTATATCGTTTCGTTTTTGTTTGTCGACCAATAGTAAACTATTGTCGCATTACCTCGCCAATAATTTACTACACTCAGAGAAATGGACAGTGCGTTCAAAAATTAACGAATGGATAATCCGATATTTTTAGTCGGAATTATGAAAAGCCGATCAAGATTAGAATAATGTCCAATCAATGATAGCCGGATATCATTGATAATTGATTGGCTATTCATaatttcgattaaaaatatcggattatccatttgttaattttttaacaaactgTCCATTTCTCTGAGTGTATTGGTCTACAAATAAAAGAGCAATGCGCGCGGAGAATACCTTCTCCAATATAAGAAAAACTATAAGAAAACCTATAAGGTTGCAACTTGCAACCATGCGAATTAGCGGTATTTGTTCTCGCGACAAAGAATACTCAAAAGTATATATTCACATATATCAAGTCCTTTACTTGCACATACGGGGTTTCAAAACCCtcgattgtaatttttatgttaatttctattatgtatgcaaaaattagaattatgataaaaatgaagaGATGGCAGCGACGCGACGCCCAGACAAAGAAAGATCACGCGGTAAGGTGCCTCGTGCTTTCCGGGTACACGAATGAATCCATAACACGAATATAAGACAAAATGGCAGGGAGCCAGTCAATTACGGTCGGATTAGCACGGTATACGAGGGGGatccctcttctctctctctctccctttccgcACGCAGAATCCGCGTAGCCAGTGTCCCTTGCACGCTTCGCTACCTCGTGCCGCCACGGCCTTTGAAACGCTATATAAAGTGACAAAGCTGGCTTATTGGCGGGCACGCTCCACTATCCTCGCATCGGCTTTAAACTCGCGCTTTCCGGCCGCATCGCGCGAACCGAAAAGAAGTCAGAGCCGGCCGCGGGCGGCTTTTATTACGGATACTATCGGCGACTGATCGACTGGAGAAGTGGCGAGGTGATTACAAGACGCGATTTAAAGGACGCCGCTCGCTGTGCCGCGTGCTTCATTCCCGACGATGTCACGCTTCAAGACGCGCATTGCCGAGACATCGTTGAATTGACGTATCGACAGGTCCAATCGAATTGACACCGTCGTGGTGACACGCCGTATACCGAGTTCCTTTACGACACCTCAGGTAAGTGGTAATTCGGTTTGCCATTTGCTGCGTGCAAGATTAGAGCTGCATCTCGGGATGCTTGAGGAACACGTGAGAAGATTCGAACAATCAAGCTTGCTGAAGAGGCAGCGAGATAGGAACTAGGTCGGCGAGCGACCCCGTTCGAATGTATACACGTTAATATCGTCAATCCGTATCGTCGTTTAAATAATGTTCTgaaaaattgtcaatttaaTCTCGCGATAgatttgatagaaataaataaccgGGAATTTTACCGAATTATTACAAGCCGAATTGGTATAAGCTATTATTAGCGagttaagtaaaataatacagAGCTAATTATCTTCCCAAacttggaaaataataaaatacatttatttctatttcatttaaatgaaataaatataatataattattatatctatttcttaaacattctaaattttatttaaaaaaaaatagagaacttaatgcaattaatacttgaaaataaacattatcttaaaattatccgattatcaaaaaatgatttaagaTTACTGTACACACGGCatgaatattatcatataatttaatagatatttataataattataataagatatcTTAACACATACACAcctatattattgtttaatgtCCGAGTATATGGAGGGGAAAAAgtcatagtggtgtaagtcaaattctttaaaatattgactcgtgtgcatagatgcaatctatacaatatatacattgcaTCCATGCACAcgagttaatatttttaaaaatttgacttacaccactatggcttttattcctccatataaaaataatacaacatatataaagtatcatttttctcttcctcAACTTGTTAGCAAGCAAATTGTTCCTTACATGTCGCATATAAGGTAAAGATAATCGTGGTCAGCGTGTAATTATACTCAATTATATGCTGTCGTAACCAAACAATTTTCGATCAGGATAACAATACATACATTTCGCAAAGAAACTACGAAGTTATACAATAGTCGTGTGTTTTGCTTCAAAAACGGAAAATTACAAACAGAATTGTGCGCGAAGTACTTGCAAGCGTTTATGTAAACGTGGGAAAAGTGTGCAAGAAGAATTGCAAAGCCAATCGAGCCAGAACTCCCCGGTATAAGTAGGATACATTTGTcattatagtaattttattagcTTGGTAACTGACTCTTATACAGTTCCCCTTTATCACCTATAATGATCGTTTAATGCAAAGCTAATGGTGCGTTAAATTAGGAACAGCTGATCGCGTCGGGTGAGACATAATTTATGCTGACTACAGTATTAGTAGGGTAAAAGACCATATTACTAACAATATCCATCACATTATTggcaatcaaattttaaatgctttttttaaatataaaacttatatcttacattattttattatatttcaatagaATTCTGAACAAGTCTAATTAGTGTTATAGcgactaattaaaaataaaaggcaatccgctaataaaaaaaaaacttgcagATTTTGAAATTTCCTTTAAAATTCTCAAGAACtaattatgtgtacatataGTTTATTCACAGTTAAGTTAGTCTCAGTTTAATGATTTAGagattattaatgaattattgaTACAGTGTGCATGAAACGAAGAGAATTAtcaataagaatttttattcgacCTAACTGaccacatttattaattataatcgtcaCGACATTTCGACCATTAATTTTGGCCCTTCTCAAgtgtaaatctaataaataagtcATAAAATCAGTAATGTAGTAATGcagtaatcaaatttttatcgttcGCTATTGAGTGGTGCTATGTTTCTTAATACTATTttcataagttttataaaattgagacATTGTTACTGTTACATGTATTACTTTACCGTCTATATGACACACACACGGAAAATCTTTCAGATTTATGACTTGTTTTGGTGCAATGTCACGACTAGTGAGATGTTTGTTGAAGGCTGCATTATACTGATTTTATGACTTAGATTTACACTTAAGAAGGACCAAAGCCAATGATTGCAATGTCtaacgattataattaataaacgtgACCCGTGGTTCGAGTAAAAAtccttattgttaattatttactggcaAACCAAAGTTTCTGATTTGGTTTAAAGTGAATTATGTAAAAAcctaattagaaaaatgtactattaaaataataagaataattgaaccaacatttctaaatttaataaaaataataataatttaataataactttgaatgaacaataaatataattttactcatcattaataataagatacaaaaaggaaaattcctctctatagaataataatgatgaattttttatgtattgcaGAGAAAAAACATTCATAATGAAGCACTACATTCTATTACTTTGCATCGTGGCAGCTCTTCGAGATTCCGAAGCGATACGTAAAGGATCCACGGATTATGAAGGTTCGTTATAATCGTcatactataaaataattgacatatattcaaattagATGCCAaagttcttaaataaataccaCAAACATAAGTTTAAGATTTCATGTTCtacaaatttttcataattataatattaataagcaTATGTCCGTTGCAAATTTTAAACGTgcctataataaatatataaaagaatctcAAAGTACTTTTGCGTCATTCATCGATAAATTTCTGGAAAAAAGCAGATTgctttgattaattaaatcaaagttacgtaaattttgtcttatcataaaaaatcgataaaataatatgcgaAGTTCAGTCTTCATCGATCAGTATCGATACTTTATGCCTGAGGTTTTTCCGCATCAATATTGGTTTGTTAAATAACAAGCTGTTTATGTGTTATTGCAAGTTATAAATTTCAGGATATATCTCACAAAATAGCTTTTGTCAATACAAAATTGTTCATTGATaacaacattattattttaatttccaaaTTCTATCCTGCAATGTTCTAGGAAATCAATAAGCACACAGCGCAAATGTcttaaacttaatttacacATATTGATTAGTAACTTGATTTTGATcgaattttactttatctttttctatgtagataaaatttctatcgtagataaaattacattttagaTAGTAAGTTATTAAGAGATAATGGAAGACTTCTCATTATtccttcaaatatttttttcaatatttttaaaatttcggTTTTAATTCCATCCTATCCGTCCTATCACGATCAATCGATTGTATTCCTTGGCAACGAAGCGAAATTCTGATCTCTTATCAGATATGTCCTTCTGGCTGAAGTCCGGCCAAGAAACCCTGCACAGAATCCTGTCGGAGCAGAAAAACGAGAATCGTGCCAAAAACGTGATCATCTTCATCGGGGACGGTATGGGCCTGTCCACCATTACGTCCGGTCGAATCTATATAGGTCAGCTCAATGGCCAAAGCGGTGAAGAATACCAACTCGCGTTCGAGAAATTCTCCAACACCGGCCTCGCCAAGGTAGATATTCAAATTGCATCGATCCGTGCCTTCAATCTCGACGGGGCGGTCTCGCGAGGCACAACGATATTGGGAAATCCCGTCACGTTAAGCCGCTTAATTCCACGCCTTTGATAAGGACGCCGCGTCTATCCTCGACAAGAAAATACGACAAACACGATGTTCGCATTACAATTAATCTCCGTCGATCTTCTGCTCCCCAAGCATGAGAATTTGTTAACTTATATCACACGCCTCTACATTgacgtaatatattttaccacGCTACCGGAAAAGATAAACGTGACAACGATTACAATATATCGATCGAGTCTCGTGCTTCGAAAATTTCGATTAATGGCGATAATGTACGAAAGATTATTTCCTTAAACCGAACACTCGTTATCGGTTATCGAAATTACATTACAcgttaaatacaaatatctcaCAATTATCATACATTTGTAGACTTACAACGTAGACAAGCAAGTACCGGATTCGGCGGGGACGgcaactgctatattttctggCGTGAAAACCAAATACAGGCTTATTGGACTGGATGCCAGAGCCGAAAATAGCAAATGTGATAAGAAAATCAACGCATTAAGCAAAGTCACCACGGTAGCTGATTGGGCGCAGCAATCCGGCATGGATACTGGTGAGAGCTTTGACCTTTGAAaactataatatcttttttctccattaactaaaagatttaaaactgTCTACACCTTCTagttttgcataaattatttcttataagatTATCTCATTCTATCTGGAGTCATTAGCTTAGAATTATTCATGgagctataaaaaaataattttaggcGAGGAAGTTTTTATGATTGAACATTTCATCTGCATTATAAAAGCAACCACACCGAAAAAAAATCTCAAGCTAACTAAGGACTCGGCTGTGACAATAGAGCTGCTATTACTCGCCGTTTGAAACTTCGTTCGGTCGACAAATTTCGAGTGCATAATCAATAATAGTCATTCAACACAGTCAGATCAAACCTTGACATAAATCTGTGCTTCAGATttaagtatttcaaatattcttGGAAAGTAGAAACCGATCAGAAGAAACAGATCGAAATCTCTCATGCATCGCTGACCGTTGTCGGTTGATTAAACTCTTGACTAAGCGAATTTTTCTACACGGTACGACATTGAGATAAGAAAtctatcaatttttatcatcaaCATACAATAACCTTAAGCCATCGAGTTTAGTATTGTACGCACGatcacattattaaaaatatgattttaattttttaatttaatttaataaattttcttgttagatataatttatatagtggatataatttattcatcgtGCATACGTAGTAAATTTGATCATGATCGTTTGATAATACATATctcgtatttataattacaatttatattaaacaaacaaatcCAAATTGAAATCATGCTAATAATTCAAAGTTAATcttacgaaatatataatttatatatttgatgctAACTTCTTTCtgatttaatgaaattaatatttatttctttatataaccATCGTTTTTCAGGCAAAAGCTTAAAAACGCGCTTTCGCTGAGAATGTATCAAATTTAAACTGAGGAAACTAGACTGAAGAAACATTTAGATTATTAAGGATATTTTTAGAAGCGGAGTCGAATATAAATTGTACTCACGTGATATACGAATGATTACGAGTATCAAACCTATAGAGAACACGTGTCATGCGTGATCGGCTATTTCATTAACATAAGTGTTAGTCTGAATGAACCTTGTTGAAGTCATACACTACAGTGAAAGTATACTCAATAAACGAGGAGGTCATAAGCCGACCTTCTACCGTGTCGCGGACGATCGGTCGGCCATGACTGATTTCTACTTTGGCAAAATAATGGAAGCTTTTTACATGACTCGCTGATTAGTATTTAACGCATTCGTTTCCCATTGTATCTTGACCTTCGCCAGTAGTCATTTTTTCGTTACGTTGCTCTGCATGAATAAATCATCAGCGTACAGTCAGAATATGCGCGTCGAAATACAATATAAGTATCTTTACAAATTGcaacataatatatagtatacataCTTTCTGTGACagaagttttatatttataacgtatTATATCACGTTATTTTTAGGATCCTAATCTATGAAATTACTGAAGACTTTTAATTCTAATCATTCTTATTGCTATTCAGAAGTAaacaaatttaagaaataactCGTGCATGATTAATTAACAGGATTTGTTACCACTACTCGCATCACCCATGCCACTCCGGCGGGACTTTACGCGCACATTAATCATCGAGATTGGGAATCCGATAGTGACGTACCGAAGGATCAACAATCATGCGTTAAAGACATCGCAAGACAACTCATTGAGGATGAACCAGGAAGTCAGTTTAAGGTAATTTACCGCATCTGCGCATCTTTACATTTGTATAGatcaatataatttcaaatctaACAGATTAacagcaaataaaaattgtgtataataaatacacaatagaacatgataataaaaaaattattagtatcgttaaagaaaataatttatcatattatggAAATATCCACAATgggaaatatataatctacCTATCAAGCTTATCCTGCttcgtaacatttttctagAGATCTACGATATAATATcctgttttttattcaaataatctAAATTCGCTATTGCAATTTGAATCTAATATtgaattcatattttttaaaaggttATCTTGGGTGGCGGAGCACAACAAATGGGCTTGAAATTGAATACGAATGATTTATCGCGATCTGATGGCAGAAACTTAGTAGACAAATGGCAAGCGAGTCATCCCAAAGGAAGAGCCGTCACCAACATGCAGGACCTCATGTCCATCGATATAGCTAACACATCGCACATCTTTGGTGTTTTCTCACCTGGTCACATGCCCTACCACGCCGTGAAGACTGACGAGATACCCTCGCTAGCAAACATGACGACGCAAGCCATACGATTGCTGAAGAAGAACAAAAATGGATTTCTGCTAATGGTAGGTAACACTGTCCAACAAAAAATGACCTCTTTTCGAACACAAGAAAGAAGCTAATCATTtcccgtagttttcggtgctAAATATAATCTCGTTTATTAAATTGCTccagtttaaatttaaataacgtaattaaaaaataatcaatatcatTACATAAGGCAAATAAGAGCAGCACGCCGTTATTAAAGCGAGAGAATTTTTCGTGTATTTCCAAGTAcacaaattttcttaaaaaatatttgataaatcttTAAGTCGTAACTAGCCTTGTAAGTCGCAACTTTGAAAGTCCcaacatacttaattttgatcGCGATAAAACTTCTCTGGCATATCACATATCAtagtataacaaaatattgaaattgttcctttttgtaattttaacacaaatttgtGAAGTGATAAATAAACGAATTTGGTAAACATGATAATTTTCAGCGCCCAAAAAACTGTGAGAAACGATTACCTtcgttcttgtttttttttttccattgaaCAGTGTAGTCGCCGCTGAACAgcattgaatatttataacggACGTAAGTCAGATTGCTACGAAGGGGCGTTATAGGATAATGCACtcaatgaatattaaaatgacaTTAATGAAACGAAATCGAGACTACACATCAAGGAATCCTGACGGATACACGATAATGCTATTCTTATGCAAATTACGCGTTGATGACCATTTTCGTGTAATGCGTTCTTACAATTAGCCATTTGTTCTTAGACTTCATCTTCCCGGATGCATGTCGAGGTCGTGCTATTTGAGCGCATAATTCTACGCATAATTTGAGAGCGCTGCAATCTTGTTCTGTTTTCAAAGTATCGCGCAGAGCGTAACTCGAAATTGGAATATTAACAGTGAACTgatagtttttctttttttcaactATTCTTCGATCTTTCAGGTCGAGAGTGGCAAAATCGATTTAGCCCACCACGGCAATTGGGCGAAATTGGCACTGCGCGAGTTGTACGAACTCGACGAGGCAGTTAAGGTGGCTCTACGGCTGTTAAATATGGAAGAAACGTTAATCATCGTCACAGCCGATCACTCGCATTCGTTCACACTGAACGGATATCCCGAGAGAGGCAACGATATCCTCGGTTTCGCCAGCAAATCATCTAGCAGGGAAGCCTACGAAACGCTATCCTACGCTAACGGTCCAGGATTCTACTACCATCGAAGAAACGACAGCAACAACGTCAACGAGACCTGGAGAAAAGTCGAGGAAGATCAGACTCGCGACGAACCCTTCTACAGGCACTTTGCTGCCAAATACCTCAAGGACGAGACTCACGGCGGAGAAGATGTCGGGGTTTATGCTACcggtaaaaaatgcaattttcttaataaatttctgcTAACAATTCTGCTAACAATTTCAGAAAACaatgagataaataatatcttttgcaGGCCCTTATTCGCACCTGTTCCGAGGTACTTTTGAGCAAAATTACATTGCTCACGCCGTAGCGTATGCGGCATGCTTTAAAGACTGGCCGTCTCATTGTGACAGCGCTTATCGTCGTTACTTTTACGACGTCAATATGGCACCACCAAACTCTAAGAAAAATTCAGCCGGACAAAACACGGTATCGTTtgcgataataataactttccTGTTTACGGCGATCTTTGTACAACTGTGATAAACGtcattacattttcttttcgttaGCCAAATAACTAATGATGCGCCGTGAGAAGAATTCATTTCGagtaataaatcatatttatttaagtacaaaaaaatatttaagagatATCCTTTTCTTGTGTCTTTATCGAGAGGAGTATTCCTacttgatatacatataatatgacGCAATAAGGTT
The window above is part of the Temnothorax longispinosus isolate EJ_2023e chromosome 8, Tlon_JGU_v1, whole genome shotgun sequence genome. Proteins encoded here:
- the LOC139817534 gene encoding alkaline phosphatase 4-like isoform X2 codes for the protein MKHYILLLCIVAALRDSEAIRKGSTDYEDMSFWLKSGQETLHRILSEQKNENRAKNVIIFIGDGMGLSTITSGRIYIGQLNGQSGEEYQLAFEKFSNTGLAKTYNVDKQVPDSAGTATAIFSGVKTKYRLIGLDARAENSKCDKKINALSKVTTVADWAQQSGMDTGFVTTTRITHATPAGLYAHINHRDWESDSDVPKDQQSCVKDIARQLIEDEPGSQFKVILGGGAQQMGLKLNTNDLSRSDGRNLVDKWQASHPKGRAVTNMQDLMSIDIANTSHIFGVFSPGHMPYHAVKTDEIPSLANMTTQAIRLLKKNKNGFLLMVESGKIDLAHHGNWAKLALRELYELDEAVKVALRLLNMEETLIIVTADHSHSFTLNGYPERGNDILGFASKSSSREAYETLSYANGPGFYYHRRNDSNNVNETWRKVEEDQTRDEPFYRHFAAKYLKDETHGGEDVGVYATGPYSHLFRGTFEQNYIAHAVAYAACFKDWPSHCDSAYRRYFYDVNMAPPNSKKNSAGQNTQ
- the LOC139817534 gene encoding alkaline phosphatase 4-like isoform X1, producing the protein MKHYILLLCIVAALRDSEAIRKGSTDYEDMSFWLKSGQETLHRILSEQKNENRAKNVIIFIGDGMGLSTITSGRIYIGQLNGQSGEEYQLAFEKFSNTGLAKTYNVDKQVPDSAGTATAIFSGVKTKYRLIGLDARAENSKCDKKINALSKVTTVADWAQQSGMDTGFVTTTRITHATPAGLYAHINHRDWESDSDVPKDQQSCVKDIARQLIEDEPGSQFKVILGGGAQQMGLKLNTNDLSRSDGRNLVDKWQASHPKGRAVTNMQDLMSIDIANTSHIFGVFSPGHMPYHAVKTDEIPSLANMTTQAIRLLKKNKNGFLLMVESGKIDLAHHGNWAKLALRELYELDEAVKVALRLLNMEETLIIVTADHSHSFTLNGYPERGNDILGFASKSSSREAYETLSYANGPGFYYHRRNDSNNVNETWRKVEEDQTRDEPFYRHFAAKYLKDETHGGEDVGVYATGPYSHLFRGTFEQNYIAHAVAYAACFKDWPSHCDSAYRRYFYDVNMAPPNSKKNSAGQNTVSFAIIITFLFTAIFVQL